The Verrucomicrobiota bacterium JB022 DNA segment TTGGCCGACCCCGGCATCATCGGCGTCTCCAGCGGCGGAGCCATCGGCGCGATCACCATGATCGTGCTCGGCGTGAAGCTGCTACCGCCCGACCTTTACGCGACTTTCGGGCCCTACCTGGTGCCGGTCGCGGCGATGGGCGGCGCCATGGGGATGACGTTTCTCATTTATCGCCTCGCCCGCTCCGGTGGGCGCGTCGACCTCGTCTCGATGTTGCTCGTGGGCATTGCAATCAACGCCATTGGCGGGGCCTTCATGGGCTTCCTCAGCTACATCGCGACCGATGAGCAACTGCGCTCGCTCACCTTCTGGAGCCTGGGCAGTCTGGGCCGGGCCGATTGGGAGCTGATCCGCGCGGGCAGCCTCTTTATCCTCGTGCCGCTCTGCTGGCTCCCCTTCTTCAGCCGCGAGCTCAACGCGCTGCTGCTGGGCGAGGAAGAGGCGCAGCACCTCGGCATCGACGTCACCCGCGCCAAGCGCAAGCTCATCGTGCTGGCGGCCAGCCTCGTCGGCGCGGCGACCGCCCTCTGCGGCGCCATCGGTTTTATCGCCCTCGTGGTGCCGCACATGGTGCGCAGCCTCATCGGGCCCGACCACCGCTTCCTCCTGCCCGCCTCCGCGCTGCTCGGCGGCGTGCTCCTTTTGCTGGCCGATATGGTGGCACGCACGGTGGTCGCCCCCGCAGAGCTGCCCATCGGCATCCTCACCTCGCTGCTGGGCGGTCCCGTTTTCCTCGGGCTGCTCCTGCGGCGTCAACGACTGGTTGGTTAAGCCATGTTACGTGTTTTCGAAGCCTCGGTCGTCCGCCATGGCCGCCGCATTCTCGGGCCGGTCAGCTGCCAGCTCTCGCCCGCTCAGTTGACGGTGATCGTCGGCCCCAACGGCGCGGGCAAGTCTACCCTGCTGCGCGTGATGAGCGGCGCTCTCCGGCCCGATGAGGGCTACGTGACGCTGCACGGTCGCCAGCTCCGAGACTGGCATTCGGCCGAGCTGGCCCGCACGCGCTCCGTCCTTTCCCAATCCTCGCCGCTCCAGTTCGCCTTTTCGGTCGAGGAAGTCGTGCTGCTGGGCCGCACGCCCCACATGCAGGGCTTTGCCCGCCGCCGCGATCGGGAGATCGTCTACGCCGCGCTGCGCCGGGTGGGCATGCTCGCCTTTGCCACGCGGGATTTTACCACGCTCTCGGGCGGTGAAAAGCAGCGCGTGCAGCTGGCACGGGCTCTCGTGCAGCTCGAAGACGAGCAGCAGACGCAGCCCCGCTTTCTCTTGCTCGACGAGCCCGTCTCGGCGCTCGACCTCAAATACCAGCACGAGGTGCTGCACCTCGCCCGTCAGCTGGCCGACGAGGGCCTGGGGGTCTGCGCGATCCTGCACGATCTCAATCAGGCCATCGACTATGCCGACCATGTGCTGGCGCTGCAGACGGGACAGTTGGTGGCCGAAGGGCCGCCCGCCGAGACGCTGACGCCCGCCCTCGTACAGCGCGTCTACGATGTCGAGGCGATGTATGCCGCCGAAAGTGCTACGCCTCACCTCCGCGTCGAGCCGCTGCACGCCCGCTAGATTTCTCACCCATTCATCGAACGATCAACGATTGCGATCACATGAGCAAAGATACCGCCACCATCGCCGAGCCCTCCCCGCAGGAGGCCGTCCTCACTGAAGCCCTCGCCCAATATGAGCAACTGCTGGAGAGCCAGCAGAGCGTTATTATCGGCACCGTCAGCTCTCAAGGGCTGCCCGATGCCAGCTACGCCCCCGCCATTCGCGACGAGGCCAACAATTTTTACGTCTACGTCAGTGCGTTGGCCCGCCATACCAGCGCCCTCAAGTCGGGCCGCAAGGCCAGCGTGATGGTGATCGAAGACGAGGCCAGTGCCGGCCAGCTCTTCGCCCGCAAGCGCGTTACCTACGTCTCCCGCCCGGTGCTGATCGAGCGCGAGACGGAGGAATTCAACCGCCGGATGGATGAGATGGCCGAAAAGCTCGGCGGCGTGGTCGGCCACCTGCGCGGTATGCTCGACTTCGAGCTCTTCCGCCTCGAGCCCGACGAAGGTCGCCTCGTGACCGGTTTTGGCCGCGCCTTCCGCCTCACTGGCGAGGGCATGCGCGAGCTCCACCACCTCGGCGGCGGCTCCGGCCACGGCCACAAAATGAAGCGCGACGCGTAAATTCGCCTGTCACGACGAGAACGTGAAGAATTTGTTGAGAAAAAGTCGCAATCTCATTGACGTCGTAATCGTGTCGATACAGAGTCTCATTAGCATGAAGATGATGCACCTCACCTCTTATCTCCGCGCCGGCGTGGCGCTGCTCTCTCTCGCCGTGGCGGCTCCGCTCTCGGCTTTCACCGTCAGCCTGCCGGGCGTCAGCGAATTCGAAGGCTGGGAAGGCCTGAACAACACCAACTACACGGCCCCCACCTACACCGGCGGTTTCATGAATGCCGATGCCGACTGGGGCGCGCCCGTGCAGTCCAATGTCAGCGGCTCCGCAGGCTTTGCTGCGCTGGACAAGGTTTCCGGCGGCGGCTACTTCGCCTCCACCTCGATCTACTCGGCCTTCTCGCCCGGCACCTTCAGCATTACCAACAGTAATGCGCTGGCGGGCCTCGAAACGGTCGTCTTCCAGCTCGAAGCGGTCAGCACCGATCCGATCGTGCCCACGTTGAGCTTCAACGGAGGCACGCAAAGCCTGGAGGCCGATCTGACCTGGCTGACCCTCGGCGACACCGAGACCAGCTTCGGCGACTCGACCATTTACACCTTCCAGTGGGACTTGAGCACGCTCGCCGGCATCACGGACTACGTGATCACCTACAGCGGTCCTCAGCACTTCTCCCAAGTCGGCATGTCGCTCTACAGCGGTGACACCTTTGCTCCGGTTGGCGCCGCCGTGCCCGAGCCGAGCACTTATGCCGCGATCTTTGGCTCCCTCGCTCTCTTGACGGTGGCTGCGCGCCGCCGGATGAAGCGTTAAGTCAATCGTTGACCTCGCTCGATCCATGCCGCCTTGGGCTTCGGCCCGGGGCGGCTACCCCTTTCACCCTCACCACATCCCGATGGACTTGCTTGTAGACTGGTTCCTCAAAGGCGGCTGGATCATGTGGCCGCTGTTGGTCCTGTCGGTGCTGCTCGTCGCCGTCGCCCTGGAGCGCGCGGCCTTCCACCTGCGGCATCGCTGTTCCTATCGCCACCTGCTCCACGAGCTGCCCTGCGCCTTCGAGTGCGCCAAGGGCGGTCGCAAGCCGGGATGCCTGGAGCGCGACCCCGACGCGCCGCTGCGCCGGATCACCGCCACCTACCTCGACCACCTCCACTACCCGCGAGGCGAGCGCCACAAGGTGCTCCAGCGCGAGGGCGACCGCATCTTGCGCGAGTGTAATGCCCACCTCAAGCTGGTCGGCTGCATCGCCCAAGTCGCGCCGTTGATGGGCCTGCTCGGCACCGTGACCGGCCTCGTGGCCGCCTTTTACCACATCCAGCTGCTCGGCGGCAAAGTCGTGCCGTCGGATCTGGCGGGCGGTATCTGGGAGGCGCTGATCACCACCGTGGCAGGCCTCTGCGTGGGCATCCCCGCGTTGCTCGTCTACCAATTTTTCCACGCCCGGGCCGAGCGCATCGCCAAGCAGATGCAAGACCTGGTGAGCGAGCTCGACGAGCTGTATTTCTGCTCTCGCTACCGCAACAAGCTTTCGAACATCAGCGAAGGCATGAGCCGGGTGTCGCCCGAAGGTGCGGCCACGCAAACCCGCATGGGCTGAGGCGATATGGCGGTCAACTTCACCAGCCCGGCGGCCCACGCGCCGCACATCGAGATGACGCCGCTGATCGACGTCGTGTTCCAGCTGCTGGTGTTTTTCATGCTCACCTCCGTCTTCGCCCCGCCCGCGATCGAGCTGACGCTGCCTGAGCTGAAGGGCGAGCCCTCCGACGCGCAGCCAAGCCTCGTGCTGCACCTCAATGCCCAGGGCGCGATTTTCCTCAACGACGAGCCCCTGCCCGAGACCGATCTCGTGGAGCGCTTGCGCGCCGCCCTGGCCGAGCAGGACGACAAGGCCGTCTACTTTCGCGGCGACAAGGATGCCGCCTACCAGACCGTGCTGCGCCTGATGCAGGAAGCGACGGAAGCGGGTGCCACCCGCTTCCAGTTTATCTACGAGCCTGAGTCATGAAGGCGCGCCGCCGACGCTCATGGTTCGATCTGAGGGCGGCCATTGCCTGCTCGCTGCTCTTCCATGCCGCCTTGGCGGTCGCGTTCAAGAGCCATCAGGTGCCGCCGCCGGAAATCCGGTTCGAGCAGCACCAGCACTCGGTCGAAGCCACTTTCGTTCCTTTACAGCCGCCTCCGCCCGAGCCACCACCGGTGCCGGTCGAGCAGGCCCCACCGCCTCCGCCGCCCACGCCCGCCATCATCGCCGCGCAAGAGGCCGAGGTAGAGCTGGCGCCCCCTCCGCCACCGGAGCCCGAGCCGCAGCTGGAGCCGGTCGAGCCCGAACCGCTCCTCGAGGCGCCCCCGCAACCCGAACCTGAGCCCGAGCCGGAGACGCCGGAGCCCGCAGAACCCGAGCCGCAGGCCGCCCCTCCCGCGCCAACGCCTCCGCCCGTGCCCGAGGCTGTCGCCAGTAACGTCGCCACTCAGCCCATGCGCGGCGTTCAGGACTTTTCCGATCTACCTACTGCACGCTACAACCCGCCGCCGCGCTACCCGGCCAACGCCCGCCGCGAAGGTCGCGAAGGCCTCGTGATGGTCGCCATCCAGGTCAGCCCGCAAGGCCGCGTGTTGGAGGTGAACCTGGCCCACAGCTCCGGCCACGACGACCTCGACCAACGCGCGCTCTCGGCGGTGCGCCGTTGGCGCTTTGAACCTCTCGGGGGCCGCGACGCCCTCACCTTCGAATATCCCATCCAATTCACTTTACAATGAAGACGCTCTACGCCCTCACCTCGCTCTTTTGCCTCATTTCGGCTGCCGCCGCCCAATCGACCGCCTTTGTCGATCCCGGCTTCGAAGGCACCACCCAGCATTCGGAGTGGGACATCTTCACCCATCCCTCTGGCGGCGTCAATGTGCCTGACTCCGTGGGCACCGTCGGTGAAATCCGGCAGACTTCGGGCAACGCCATCATCACCTCGACGGCCAATATCTACAGCCCTGCCCGCGATATGACCTTTTCGCTCACGGCCGATTCGCCGGAGCCGCTGGGTATGATCTCGCTCCAGTACCGCCTCTGGGGGCAGGGCAACGCCTTTCTCGGCACCACCCTCCTGCTCAATGGCGGCGAGACCGTGCTCCAGCCGGACAGCAGCGAGCAAGTCTATTACCAGGAAGGAGAGTCCGGCTTTGGCGATACGATCGACCAGGCGATGCACTACCAGTGGGACGTAAGCCAATACGATGTGACTTCCTACGAAATCCAGTTTGTGGTGCTGATCCACAACAGCCTCGACCAGGTGCGCCTCGATACCGTTACCCGTGTGGACGACCATATCGAGCTGCAGGCGCCGGAGGTGCTTTCGACCACCCTCGTCGACGGCCAGCCGACCGTCACCTTTACCACCGTGAGCGGCCAGAGCTACCAGCTCGAAGCCTCCGGCGATGGGGCTACCTGGTCGGCCATCGGCACCGAAGTGGCGGGCGACGGCGAAACCCAGAGCCTCAGCGACGCCACCTATGCCGGCACCGAAGTCCGATACTACCGTGTGATTGCCCGCTAAAGGCCGCCCGATGAAATCCATTTTGACTGGCAAGATGCTGGCCCTCGGTTGGGCCGCCTGGCTTTGCGCTGCTCCCCTGCACGCGCAGGCCGAAGATTCCGAAAACGCTCAGCGCGAGCGCGTGCGCATGCCCACGCTCACCGTCACCGCAACCCGCACGGAGCGTCCGGTCATGAAGACCCCCGCCAGCGTCGTCGCTGTCGATATGGACAGCTTCAACCGGCAGGGTGGGGCGGACGCGGGCGACGTGGTGCGCTACGAGCCGGGTATCTCCATCCCGTTCGAGTTTACTGGTGTGGACTCGTATGTGCCTTATCGCGGTGGCGGTTTCACCAACTACCGGGTGCGTGGGGTCGAGGGCAACCGCGTGCTGCTCACGGTCGACGGCATCCGCATGCCCCCGCAGTTCAACTTCAGCGGCGGCAACGGTCGAGACTACTTCGATCCCGCCGTCTTCGACCGCGTTGAGGTGCTGAAGGGCTCCGGCTCTACGCTCTTTGGCAGCGATGCGATGGGCGGAGTGGTGGCGTTCGAGACGCGCTCGCTACAGGAGGACTTGATCGACTCCGACCGGCCGTGGATCTTCCGCAACCGCGTGCTGTTGCAGGAAGTCGACGACAGCATCAAGAACGTCGCCAACTTCGGCTGGAAGAGCGAGCCCCTCTATATCACGCTCGTCAATTCTTACCAGAACGGGCACGAGGTGAAGAACGACCGCGGCCGCATCGACGCCAACCCGGTCGACACCTGGAGCAACCACATCCTCGGCAAGGTCGGTTATTCGCCCAACGAGGTCCACCAGCTCACCTTCACCGCCGAGAATTTCCAGCGCAGCACCGATACCGACGTCAACACCTCCGAGCGCACCTGGGCCTCCCCCTTCAACTACTACGTATTCAATACGGCGGATGATGAGCGCACCCGGCTGAGTCTTGACTATCAGCAGCTTCCGGTCGAAGCATGGTGGCAGGCGCTGGATGTGAAGGTCTACTACCAGACCTCCGATACGAGCAGCTTTACCAACACCCAGTCCAGCGCTGCACTGGCTCCGCCGCCCACCACTCGCGACCGCGACGACTATATCGGCTTTGATCACGAGATTTACGGCCTGAACCTCCAGTTGACCAAGGAGGCCTACTTCTGGGGGCTCGAGCATACCTTCGTCGGCGGCTTTGAAGGCTCGATGGAGTGGGCGAAAAATACCTTCCGTCGCGTCGACCGTAAGCCTCTGGAGAGAGGCGCCGTCATGCCCGGCTTCGATCCCTCCGACCTGATCCGGGGCGACGTTTACCTGCAAGACGTGGTGGAGGTCGATCGCTGGCTCTTTCAACTGGGCCTGCGCGCGGGATACTACGAGATTCAGCCGAGTCACGACCCTGAGTTTCTGGAGCAATCGGAATTCGTCACGGCTGCCCCGGACTACGATAACCTCGCGATTTCGCCCAGCCTCGCCATCCAGTATGAGATCAATCCCGATACGATCGTCTGGACCCGCTATGCGCGCGGCATCCGCAACCCCAGCCTCGAAAACTACGTCGGCTTCTTTGACCACCTGGGCGACTTTCAGCAGATACCCAACCCGAATCTCACGGAGGAAAGCAGCGATTCTTTCGACCTCGGAGTGAAGCGGGACGGTGAATATGTTACTCTCGACGCCAGCGTCTTCTACGCCTTCTACCGAGACTTTTTCGTGACGGTGCAGGTCGACGACAGCACCTATCAGACGCAGAACGTGGACGAGGTCGACATCTACGGGCTCGACTTGAGCATCCAATACCGCCTGCGCCACCTCAGCGAGAGCCTCGACGGTTTTTCCGTGGGCCTGAAGCTCAACCTTTCCGAAGGCGAAGACCAGAATACCGGCGAGGGCGTGGACGAAGTCGACCCCTATACCGTGGTCGGGCACCTGGCCTACGACGCGCCCTCGGGCCGTTGGGGCACGCGCCTGATCGGCACCTATCGCGCCCGCAAGGACGACCCGTCAGACAACTACCTCGGGTCTGGCCTGATCATCCCGCCCAGCTCGTTTGTGCTCGACCTGTCCGCGTATTGGCAGGTGCGGGACAACCTGTCGCTCGACCTTGGGGTCCGCAACCTGACCGATGAGCGCTACTGGGTGTGGCCCAATGCGGGTGGAGCCGATCACAGCTTCAACGAAGACCCGGAGCTGGCCGTGCGCCCCGGGATCAACGTCTACTTCGCGCTTAACTTCGAGCTGTAGCCGGGGCACCGACGGCGGGGCCGCCCTCCGTGCTCGCGGTCAATCGCACCACAAAAGCGAGCGCGGAGGAGGTGACGGCGAGTGCCACCACGCCCAGCCAGCCGAATTGGCCGAGGATCCAGCCACCCAGCCCGGCCCCGGCCGACATGCCGGCAAACATCCCGAAGAGCAGGATTGCGTTGAGGCGGCTGCGCGCTGCCGGGTCGATCCCGTAGATGATCGTCTGGTGCGAGACGGTCGTGGCCTGCATCCCCAGGTCGAAGCCGATCACGCCCGCCACCAGCAGCCACACTTGGTGGCTCGGAGCAAAGAACGGCGCGAAGGCCATGATGCCAAACGAGGCGGCGCTCAAGGCCGTGCTCAGGCGCGTCACCACCTCCGGGCCGTGGCGGTCGGCCAGCTTGCCGGCAAAGGGGGCGATGAGCGCGCCGGCGGCCCCGGCAATGCCGAATATGCCCGCCACCGTGCTGCCGAGGTGAAACGGCTCACCGTGGAGGATCAGCGCGAGCGTCGACCAAAAGGCGCTGAAGCTCACCGCCACCAGCCCCTGCGCGATGGCCGCACGACGTACCGACGGGTATTTCTGCCACAGGTGGCCGAGCGAGGCCATCAGCGCGCCATAGCGCAACTGAGTCAGCACGGGGGTACTCGGCATGCCCCGCCAGGCAATTACCAGGAGCCCGCCGATGCTCGCCGCCGCGATGTAAAACATCTCGCGCCAGCCCAGGTATTCGGCCACGAAGCCGCTCACCACCCGCGAAACGAGGATGCCCAGCAGCAGGCCCGTCATCACGGTGCCCACCGTCTTGCCCCGGCTGTGATCAGGGGCCAGCATGGCCGTTCCAGAGACGACGTCCTGCGCCAGCGTCGAAGTCAGGCCGATGAGGAGGCTCGCCACCGCCAGCACGGCCATGGAGGGCGCGGCGGCACTGGCGACGAGGGCACCGATCAGCAGCACGGCCTTGATCATCACGATCCGCCGCCGGTCATGGCGGTCGCCCAAAGGCCCGAGGAAGAGCAGCCCTGCCGCATAACCCATTTGGGTGAGCATCGGCACCAGGCTCATCACGCCGTCGGAGTAGTGGAGGTCGCGCCCCATCAAGGCCAGCATCGGCTGGCTGTAGTAGAGCGTCGCCACGGCAAGGCCCGTGATCGTCGCAAGCAGCAGCACCGTGCTGCGGGTGAGGACGTTGCGACTATGCGCTGGCAGTATGTCGGCCTTCATGATAGCGCTATTATACAGGCAGATGCGTTCTTGGGTAGACGGCGCGTCGGCATAATGGTTATACGTGTTGCGCATGAAAGAGCCTATGCCGGTATCCAGTCTGTTTGCCGGCGGCAACGACCGCCTCGACCTGCTGCAAACCTTTGTCCGCATTGTGGAGGCAGGTAGCCTGTCCGCCGCCGCCGCGAGCCTCGGCACGACGCAGCCCACCGTCAGCCGCCGCCTGCAACAGCTGGAGCGCCTGCTCGGGCGTCGCCTGATTCACCGCTCGACTCACTCCATGCGCCTGAGCGAAGACGGCGAGCGCTGTTACCAACGCGCCAAGGAGATCCTGACCGCGTGGACGGCCTTTGAGGTGGACCTGCAGGGAGACGATGCCGAACCGGAAGGGCTGTTACGCGTCTTCGCGCCCCATGCCTTTGGTCAACACCTGATGGTCGGCCCACTGGCGGAGTTCATGCGGCGCTACCCCAAGGTGACGGTCGAGTGGCTGCTCAAGGACTATGCGCCCAACTTCATCGAAGAAGGGGTCGACTGCGCCATCCTCGTCGGCGAAGTGCGCGATCCTTTGACCGTCGCCGTACGGCTGGCCGCTGTGCCGCGCATTGTCGTCTGCGCTCCCCAACTGCTGGAGGGTGGAGAGGCGCTCACCGATGTGGCCGACCTCAGCCGCCTGCCCTGGCTCGCCCTGCGCACCTACTATTACAAGGACGTGCTGCTGCAACACACGCCTACCGGCAAATCGACTCGGCTCAGCCTGCGCCCCCGCTTCAGCACCGACAACCTGTATGCCCTCCGCAGCGCTGCTCTCCGTGGCCTGGGCGCGTGCGTAGTGTCC contains these protein-coding regions:
- a CDS encoding iron ABC transporter permease, encoding MSTTRADYPVTPTALPTWSLKSERGRWALLAMLGLALIGVSLGAIGLGAVSVSAREILAVLAERVGLGTAEVSALREAVVLNIRLPRVVLGILVGGGLAVAGAAMQGLFRNPLADPGIIGVSSGGAIGAITMIVLGVKLLPPDLYATFGPYLVPVAAMGGAMGMTFLIYRLARSGGRVDLVSMLLVGIAINAIGGAFMGFLSYIATDEQLRSLTFWSLGSLGRADWELIRAGSLFILVPLCWLPFFSRELNALLLGEEEAQHLGIDVTRAKRKLIVLAASLVGAATALCGAIGFIALVVPHMVRSLIGPDHRFLLPASALLGGVLLLLADMVARTVVAPAELPIGILTSLLGGPVFLGLLLRRQRLVG
- a CDS encoding heme ABC transporter ATP-binding protein, with translation MLRVFEASVVRHGRRILGPVSCQLSPAQLTVIVGPNGAGKSTLLRVMSGALRPDEGYVTLHGRQLRDWHSAELARTRSVLSQSSPLQFAFSVEEVVLLGRTPHMQGFARRRDREIVYAALRRVGMLAFATRDFTTLSGGEKQRVQLARALVQLEDEQQTQPRFLLLDEPVSALDLKYQHEVLHLARQLADEGLGVCAILHDLNQAIDYADHVLALQTGQLVAEGPPAETLTPALVQRVYDVEAMYAAESATPHLRVEPLHAR
- a CDS encoding pyridoxamine 5'-phosphate oxidase family protein, translating into MSKDTATIAEPSPQEAVLTEALAQYEQLLESQQSVIIGTVSSQGLPDASYAPAIRDEANNFYVYVSALARHTSALKSGRKASVMVIEDEASAGQLFARKRVTYVSRPVLIERETEEFNRRMDEMAEKLGGVVGHLRGMLDFELFRLEPDEGRLVTGFGRAFRLTGEGMRELHHLGGGSGHGHKMKRDA
- a CDS encoding PEP-CTERM sorting domain-containing protein (PEP-CTERM proteins occur, often in large numbers, in the proteomes of bacteria that also encode an exosortase, a predicted intramembrane cysteine proteinase. The presence of a PEP-CTERM domain at a protein's C-terminus predicts cleavage within the sorting domain, followed by covalent anchoring to some some component of the (usually Gram-negative) cell surface. Many PEP-CTERM proteins exhibit an unusual sequence composition that includes large numbers of potential glycosylation sites. Expression of one such protein has been shown restore the ability of a bacterium to form floc, a type of biofilm.); this encodes MKMMHLTSYLRAGVALLSLAVAAPLSAFTVSLPGVSEFEGWEGLNNTNYTAPTYTGGFMNADADWGAPVQSNVSGSAGFAALDKVSGGGYFASTSIYSAFSPGTFSITNSNALAGLETVVFQLEAVSTDPIVPTLSFNGGTQSLEADLTWLTLGDTETSFGDSTIYTFQWDLSTLAGITDYVITYSGPQHFSQVGMSLYSGDTFAPVGAAVPEPSTYAAIFGSLALLTVAARRRMKR
- a CDS encoding MotA/TolQ/ExbB proton channel family protein; the encoded protein is MDLLVDWFLKGGWIMWPLLVLSVLLVAVALERAAFHLRHRCSYRHLLHELPCAFECAKGGRKPGCLERDPDAPLRRITATYLDHLHYPRGERHKVLQREGDRILRECNAHLKLVGCIAQVAPLMGLLGTVTGLVAAFYHIQLLGGKVVPSDLAGGIWEALITTVAGLCVGIPALLVYQFFHARAERIAKQMQDLVSELDELYFCSRYRNKLSNISEGMSRVSPEGAATQTRMG
- a CDS encoding biopolymer transporter ExbD, translated to MAVNFTSPAAHAPHIEMTPLIDVVFQLLVFFMLTSVFAPPAIELTLPELKGEPSDAQPSLVLHLNAQGAIFLNDEPLPETDLVERLRAALAEQDDKAVYFRGDKDAAYQTVLRLMQEATEAGATRFQFIYEPES
- a CDS encoding energy transducer TonB, which gives rise to MKARRRRSWFDLRAAIACSLLFHAALAVAFKSHQVPPPEIRFEQHQHSVEATFVPLQPPPPEPPPVPVEQAPPPPPPTPAIIAAQEAEVELAPPPPPEPEPQLEPVEPEPLLEAPPQPEPEPEPETPEPAEPEPQAAPPAPTPPPVPEAVASNVATQPMRGVQDFSDLPTARYNPPPRYPANARREGREGLVMVAIQVSPQGRVLEVNLAHSSGHDDLDQRALSAVRRWRFEPLGGRDALTFEYPIQFTLQ
- a CDS encoding TonB-dependent receptor is translated as MKSILTGKMLALGWAAWLCAAPLHAQAEDSENAQRERVRMPTLTVTATRTERPVMKTPASVVAVDMDSFNRQGGADAGDVVRYEPGISIPFEFTGVDSYVPYRGGGFTNYRVRGVEGNRVLLTVDGIRMPPQFNFSGGNGRDYFDPAVFDRVEVLKGSGSTLFGSDAMGGVVAFETRSLQEDLIDSDRPWIFRNRVLLQEVDDSIKNVANFGWKSEPLYITLVNSYQNGHEVKNDRGRIDANPVDTWSNHILGKVGYSPNEVHQLTFTAENFQRSTDTDVNTSERTWASPFNYYVFNTADDERTRLSLDYQQLPVEAWWQALDVKVYYQTSDTSSFTNTQSSAALAPPPTTRDRDDYIGFDHEIYGLNLQLTKEAYFWGLEHTFVGGFEGSMEWAKNTFRRVDRKPLERGAVMPGFDPSDLIRGDVYLQDVVEVDRWLFQLGLRAGYYEIQPSHDPEFLEQSEFVTAAPDYDNLAISPSLAIQYEINPDTIVWTRYARGIRNPSLENYVGFFDHLGDFQQIPNPNLTEESSDSFDLGVKRDGEYVTLDASVFYAFYRDFFVTVQVDDSTYQTQNVDEVDIYGLDLSIQYRLRHLSESLDGFSVGLKLNLSEGEDQNTGEGVDEVDPYTVVGHLAYDAPSGRWGTRLIGTYRARKDDPSDNYLGSGLIIPPSSFVLDLSAYWQVRDNLSLDLGVRNLTDERYWVWPNAGGADHSFNEDPELAVRPGINVYFALNFEL
- a CDS encoding MFS transporter, giving the protein MKADILPAHSRNVLTRSTVLLLATITGLAVATLYYSQPMLALMGRDLHYSDGVMSLVPMLTQMGYAAGLLFLGPLGDRHDRRRIVMIKAVLLIGALVASAAAPSMAVLAVASLLIGLTSTLAQDVVSGTAMLAPDHSRGKTVGTVMTGLLLGILVSRVVSGFVAEYLGWREMFYIAAASIGGLLVIAWRGMPSTPVLTQLRYGALMASLGHLWQKYPSVRRAAIAQGLVAVSFSAFWSTLALILHGEPFHLGSTVAGIFGIAGAAGALIAPFAGKLADRHGPEVVTRLSTALSAASFGIMAFAPFFAPSHQVWLLVAGVIGFDLGMQATTVSHQTIIYGIDPAARSRLNAILLFGMFAGMSAGAGLGGWILGQFGWLGVVALAVTSSALAFVVRLTASTEGGPAVGAPATARS
- a CDS encoding LysR substrate-binding domain-containing protein codes for the protein MPVSSLFAGGNDRLDLLQTFVRIVEAGSLSAAAASLGTTQPTVSRRLQQLERLLGRRLIHRSTHSMRLSEDGERCYQRAKEILTAWTAFEVDLQGDDAEPEGLLRVFAPHAFGQHLMVGPLAEFMRRYPKVTVEWLLKDYAPNFIEEGVDCAILVGEVRDPLTVAVRLAAVPRIVVCAPQLLEGGEALTDVADLSRLPWLALRTYYYKDVLLQHTPTGKSTRLSLRPRFSTDNLYALRSAALRGLGACVVSSWVVADDLAEGRLVRLMPEWEAAPIPIHLIYPYATHYSPALLRFVQTMRARTAEALGETVLRGK